A window from Pseudomonadota bacterium encodes these proteins:
- a CDS encoding ABC transporter substrate-binding protein translates to MKNKIGLLLTLILMASAVLTALEARGAETDSIKIAALYNITGGMSSIDEPALNGAKLAAKLINRGGGLLGGRFLEIIPFDTKTDARNTIDSSLKAAGTDIAAGIGYGDSTYVLLAAPAFQSRGIPFVTSGATLPDLPERIGDCLFMAAFGDDAQAHAIADFAYKNLKARNVVVWTDSTMDFTKALSRYFKDYFAKLGGQVLHETFFNAGEKDYSKLVATLRTIKPQPDTIFISAIPFEAGLIVKQIRESGINTPIISGDGFDTDLIVTIPGKELAFNVYFTTHIFRGEKSKDVKDFIHAYTEEYGHAPENAFAALGFDTVKLLSESIRKAGTIEKKALIKTIGDTRGFKGITGKISFKNPQRPPDKPVSIIEVKKGEYEAVEIWRP, encoded by the coding sequence ATGAAGAATAAAATTGGATTATTATTGACCTTAATACTGATGGCTTCTGCTGTTTTGACTGCTCTGGAAGCTCGGGGCGCCGAAACAGATTCCATCAAAATCGCTGCTTTGTATAACATTACCGGAGGCATGTCTTCAATTGATGAACCTGCTTTAAATGGGGCCAAACTTGCCGCAAAACTCATTAACCGGGGCGGCGGTTTGCTCGGAGGCAGATTTCTGGAGATTATTCCTTTTGATACAAAGACCGATGCCAGGAACACAATTGACAGTTCTTTGAAAGCGGCAGGCACAGACATCGCTGCAGGCATAGGATACGGGGACAGTACATACGTTCTGCTTGCAGCGCCCGCATTCCAGTCCAGGGGCATCCCTTTTGTGACTTCAGGAGCTACACTCCCGGATCTCCCGGAAAGGATCGGCGATTGCCTTTTCATGGCAGCTTTCGGCGATGATGCACAGGCTCATGCTATTGCAGATTTTGCATATAAGAACCTGAAGGCAAGGAATGTGGTCGTCTGGACTGATTCCACGATGGATTTCACTAAAGCCCTTTCCCGGTATTTCAAGGATTATTTCGCAAAGCTTGGGGGGCAGGTGCTGCATGAAACCTTTTTTAATGCAGGCGAAAAAGATTATTCAAAACTGGTTGCAACCCTCAGGACAATAAAACCTCAACCTGATACGATTTTCATATCAGCAATTCCATTTGAGGCCGGTCTTATTGTTAAACAAATACGCGAATCGGGTATAAATACCCCTATTATAAGCGGTGATGGTTTTGATACGGACCTTATTGTAACTATCCCGGGAAAAGAGCTTGCCTTCAATGTATATTTTACAACCCATATCTTCAGGGGAGAAAAAAGCAAAGATGTCAAAGACTTTATCCATGCATATACGGAGGAATATGGCCATGCGCCTGAAAACGCATTTGCGGCTCTCGGGTTTGACACTGTAAAGCTCCTTTCGGAATCTATACGGAAGGCTGGTACCATAGAGAAAAAGGCCCTTATTAAGACAATAGGTGATACCAGGGGATTCAAGGGGATTACTGGTAAGATTTCTTTTAAGAACCCGCAGAGGCCTCCTGATAAACCTGTCTCTATTATAGAAGTAAAAAAAGGTGAATACGAGGCAGTGGAAATATGGAGACCTTAA
- a CDS encoding radical SAM protein produces MYEQGVIRPPSEASSLLLRVTRNCPWNQCVFCPAYKGVKFSRRTVEEVKSDIDSMVKEFAGYPVRTAFLQDADSLLMKTEALLEIIQYLREKFPSIERITSYARAPTLRRKSVEDLIKLREGGITRIHAGMESGSEKVLKMIKKGITPDDIVEGGRHVKEAGIELSEYIMPGIAGRTLSEEHALETARLLNLIEPDFIRVRTFAMHPQSPMRKMVKEGIFVPMTEEEIVAEIRLLTATLREMHSYFSCGDFSLNLLMQIDGYLDKKKEYMLNELDTYLSLTKEQKQAYSLLRRGSFGHYALNVVQDEGVMKKILPEIEKLERGEEDGFNKYIETLMSYQLPQPQTDEWN; encoded by the coding sequence ATGTATGAACAGGGAGTTATCAGACCGCCGAGCGAGGCTTCGAGCCTGCTTTTAAGAGTAACCAGAAACTGCCCGTGGAATCAGTGCGTTTTCTGTCCGGCCTATAAAGGTGTAAAATTTTCCAGAAGAACTGTGGAAGAGGTAAAAAGTGATATCGACAGCATGGTCAAGGAATTTGCCGGCTATCCCGTCCGGACTGCATTTCTCCAGGATGCGGACAGCCTCCTGATGAAGACGGAAGCATTGCTGGAAATTATTCAGTATCTCCGTGAGAAGTTCCCTTCCATTGAAAGAATTACATCCTATGCGCGCGCACCGACTCTGAGAAGAAAAAGCGTAGAGGATTTAATAAAACTCAGAGAAGGGGGCATAACAAGAATCCATGCAGGCATGGAAAGCGGTTCTGAAAAGGTTTTAAAAATGATCAAAAAAGGTATTACGCCTGATGATATCGTTGAAGGCGGCAGGCACGTGAAAGAAGCAGGAATCGAGTTATCCGAATATATCATGCCCGGCATAGCAGGACGCACGTTAAGCGAGGAACATGCCCTGGAAACAGCAAGGCTGCTGAACCTCATCGAACCGGATTTCATAAGGGTCCGCACCTTTGCCATGCACCCTCAGTCGCCGATGAGAAAAATGGTTAAAGAGGGTATTTTTGTGCCCATGACTGAAGAGGAGATAGTGGCAGAGATACGCCTTCTCACGGCAACGCTTCGGGAGATGCACAGTTATTTTTCATGCGGCGATTTCAGCCTGAACCTCCTTATGCAGATAGACGGGTATCTCGATAAAAAGAAGGAATATATGCTCAATGAGCTTGATACATACCTTTCGCTGACAAAGGAACAGAAGCAGGCATACTCTTTATTGCGCCGCGGGTCCTTCGGGCATTACGCTCTAAACGTTGTACAGGATGAGGGGGTAATGAAAAAGATCCTTCCGGAGATAGAAAAGCTGGAAAGGGGTGAAGAGGACGGTTTTAATAAATATATTGAAACACTTATGTCATATCAACTCCCCCAGCCACAGACAGATGAATGGAACTAA
- a CDS encoding PilZ domain-containing protein has protein sequence MNDSTMEVSGILKAGTVVEIGILTRGGGIVGSYPGYIRQSTKHEHIDIGLPTLIEQECPLIKGHLVKIKITAPDGVYSFQEKVLERKEGFFAVGRPAQLELLQRREYARVSTGVPVVFQVKRESSVCKGYTINLSGGGTLMRSDSEINVGDQLELQFILPSGVLGNSIFGEVKRRMVIYLPAGEGRSYLYGVSFVQISDYERETILTYLSETICTTP, from the coding sequence GTGAACGACAGCACCATGGAAGTTTCCGGAATACTTAAAGCAGGGACTGTAGTTGAAATTGGTATTTTAACGAGAGGCGGCGGGATAGTGGGCAGCTATCCGGGCTATATCAGGCAGTCTACAAAACATGAGCATATTGACATCGGCTTGCCTACTCTAATTGAGCAAGAGTGTCCTTTGATAAAAGGCCACCTTGTCAAAATCAAAATTACTGCACCGGATGGTGTTTACAGTTTTCAGGAAAAGGTACTGGAACGTAAAGAAGGTTTTTTTGCTGTCGGGCGCCCGGCTCAACTCGAATTATTACAGAGGCGTGAATATGCTCGGGTTTCTACGGGGGTACCGGTTGTTTTCCAGGTAAAAAGAGAATCATCGGTCTGCAAAGGATATACGATCAACCTGAGTGGAGGCGGGACTTTGATGAGATCGGACAGCGAGATAAATGTTGGTGATCAACTGGAACTGCAGTTTATTCTGCCGAGCGGAGTATTGGGCAATTCCATTTTCGGTGAAGTAAAGCGCAGAATGGTGATCTATCTTCCCGCGGGAGAAGGACGGAGTTACTTATATGGAGTTAGTTTTGTACAGATCAGCGATTATGAACGGGAGACCATCCTGACATATCTGTCGGAAACGATATGCACCACTCCTTAA
- a CDS encoding cupin domain-containing protein — MIVRNFNDPEVLATTYVAHRGAMARMVMTSHFLQSMEFLAYAMLPAGNSIEEHVDEVEEIYLVVKGKGIMKVGNEEREVKEWDAIWLPAGEPHGLKNTGDEEMLIIVNAAYPR; from the coding sequence ATGATAGTTCGTAATTTTAACGATCCGGAAGTATTGGCAACTACTTATGTTGCCCACAGGGGTGCTATGGCGAGGATGGTCATGACAAGCCACTTTCTCCAGAGTATGGAATTCCTTGCCTATGCAATGCTGCCCGCCGGCAACTCTATTGAGGAACACGTTGACGAGGTTGAGGAAATATATCTTGTTGTGAAGGGCAAGGGGATCATGAAGGTAGGAAATGAAGAGAGAGAGGTTAAGGAGTGGGATGCCATCTGGCTGCCTGCGGGTGAACCCCATGGTTTGAAAAATACAGGCGATGAGGAGATGTTAATCATCGTAAATGCCGCATACCCAAGGTAA
- the glnA gene encoding type I glutamate--ammonia ligase: protein MTANDVIKIARDKNVRFIKLWFTDILGFAKSFSITKAELEGALSEGMGFDGSSIQGFARIDESDMIAKPDPSTFTILPWRPKDSAVVAKMFCDIYEPDGTHYKGDPRYVLKRNLKIAEDMGFTTFNVGPELEYFYFKSDQDTETLDKGGYFDLTTLDEATDLRRDTILTLEEMGIKVEYSHHEVAPSQHEIDLRYNDALKMADNTITYRIVVKEVARENGVYATFMPKPMFGVNGSGMHVHQSLFKGKKNAFYDAKDKYFLSNIAKHYIAGMLRHARELTLVTSQWVNSYKRLVPGYEAPVYIAWARRNRSTLVRVPLYKPGKENATRMEYRSPDPACNPYLAFACMLRAGLEGIKNKYPLPAPIEEDVYEMSEGRRRELGIEALPGSLYEAIEEAEKSKLIKDALGDHVFEKLIENKKIEWDRFRTHVSKYEVDTYLPIL from the coding sequence ATGACAGCAAATGATGTTATAAAAATCGCCAGAGACAAAAATGTAAGATTCATAAAGCTATGGTTTACAGATATCCTTGGATTTGCAAAAAGCTTCAGCATTACTAAAGCCGAGCTTGAAGGTGCCCTTTCGGAAGGTATGGGTTTTGACGGTTCATCAATCCAGGGATTTGCCCGTATAGATGAGAGTGATATGATTGCCAAACCCGATCCTTCAACCTTCACGATATTACCCTGGAGACCGAAGGACAGTGCAGTTGTGGCAAAGATGTTCTGCGATATCTATGAGCCTGACGGAACACATTATAAGGGAGATCCCAGATATGTGCTGAAGAGAAATCTGAAAATTGCCGAAGATATGGGTTTTACCACCTTCAATGTGGGGCCTGAGCTCGAATATTTCTATTTTAAATCAGATCAGGATACGGAAACGCTGGATAAAGGTGGATATTTCGATCTGACAACCCTTGATGAGGCCACAGACCTCAGGAGAGATACGATCCTCACGCTTGAAGAGATGGGCATAAAGGTCGAATACAGTCACCATGAAGTAGCCCCTTCCCAGCATGAAATTGATCTGAGATATAATGATGCCCTGAAAATGGCGGACAATACCATCACATACAGGATTGTAGTAAAAGAAGTGGCAAGGGAAAACGGGGTATACGCAACCTTCATGCCGAAACCGATGTTCGGAGTAAACGGAAGCGGTATGCACGTACATCAGTCCCTTTTCAAAGGAAAGAAAAACGCCTTTTATGATGCTAAAGATAAGTATTTCCTCTCGAATATTGCAAAACATTATATTGCAGGTATGCTGCGTCATGCGAGAGAGCTTACCCTTGTAACAAGTCAGTGGGTAAATTCATATAAAAGACTTGTTCCTGGATACGAAGCGCCCGTATATATTGCCTGGGCAAGGAGAAACAGGTCAACACTTGTCCGTGTTCCTTTATATAAGCCCGGCAAGGAAAATGCAACGAGGATGGAATACCGAAGCCCTGACCCTGCCTGTAATCCCTACCTTGCCTTTGCATGTATGCTGAGAGCCGGCCTTGAAGGAATTAAAAACAAGTATCCGTTGCCTGCCCCTATTGAAGAGGATGTATATGAAATGTCCGAAGGCAGGAGGAGAGAACTGGGCATAGAGGCTCTACCGGGAAGCCTCTACGAAGCGATTGAAGAGGCGGAAAAGAGCAAGCTTATAAAAGATGCCCTCGGCGACCATGTTTTTGAAAAGCTGATAGAAAACAAAAAAATTGAATGGGATAGGTTCAGAACACATGTTTCAAAGTATGAGGTGGATACCTACCTGCCGATACTTTGA
- a CDS encoding site-2 protease family protein: MGLIDLFFKNPFYFLLLAIPLLYSIILHELAHGWVANKMGDPTAKMLGRLSLNPIRHIDPIGTVMLFVFGFGWAKPVPVNFENFRDFRKGLIFVSAAGIVANIILAFISLLLLRILAPSPFGALSTVLYNFANINIMLASFNLIPIPPLDGSKILMGFVSRRFQYTLASIEPYGMFIIIGLLWLNILTPLIVFFRWAILAIIGLFIP; the protein is encoded by the coding sequence ATGGGACTCATTGACCTCTTCTTTAAAAATCCTTTTTACTTTTTGTTGCTGGCCATACCCCTGCTGTACTCGATAATCCTTCATGAGCTTGCCCACGGATGGGTAGCCAATAAGATGGGCGATCCCACTGCAAAAATGCTCGGGAGACTTAGCCTGAACCCGATAAGGCACATTGATCCTATCGGCACAGTGATGCTCTTTGTCTTCGGATTTGGATGGGCGAAACCAGTACCGGTAAATTTTGAAAATTTTCGTGATTTTCGTAAAGGGCTTATATTCGTTTCTGCCGCAGGGATTGTGGCAAACATTATCCTTGCTTTTATCTCCCTTCTCCTTCTGCGGATTTTAGCTCCTTCACCTTTCGGAGCTCTTTCAACCGTGCTTTATAACTTTGCCAATATCAATATCATGCTTGCATCCTTTAATTTAATCCCCATTCCTCCACTTGACGGATCAAAAATCCTTATGGGTTTTGTATCAAGAAGATTTCAGTACACGCTCGCAAGCATAGAACCTTATGGCATGTTCATCATTATCGGGCTATTGTGGCTCAACATCCTAACCCCCCTGATTGTCTTTTTCAGATGGGCAATACTGGCAATAATAGGTCTGTTTATACCATAG
- a CDS encoding GAF domain-containing protein, protein MKKDLDIVNKFLERRLQQADVQNILSTLDISTREGFLAKITDVLVKLTALLEVSKKVSDSLELDILLDRMIAITTEAINTDRGTLFLNDKNTEELFSRIAQGNLKNEIRFPNHLGIAGAVFKSGEGIIINDAYADPRFNKEVDKKTGYRTKNILCAPIKTKHNEIIGVIQLLNKHDGDFWEDDLALLEAITSQASAALQNAQLFDAVQKAKAEEKQLLDITSAISSELHLQPLLIKIMETTTDILNADRSTLFLHDGKTNELWSQVAQGLEMKEIRFPSHLGIAGSVFTTGKTINIPDAYADPRFNKEVDKKTGYTTRSVLCMPVNNKAGETLGVVQVLNKKTGPFTRTDENRLRAFSAQASISIENAKLFDDVLNMKNYNESMLESLSNGVITLDVEKRIVKCNSAALRILNTKASNIIDKTADEFFSDNNKWIIEHIDSLVKTGKPYLAMDAEMFLANGNPASINLMIVPLVNIKQVHIGSMLILEDITKEKRVKSTMARYMTKEVADKLLETGDNILGGNAQVATILFSDIRSFTTISEKLGANETVGMLNEYFTRMVDIIFNYGGILDKYIGDAIMAVFGTPFTCPDDADHSVKAAIDMLRALRKLNNERAVAGKIDIDIGIGINTDEVIAGNIGSLKRMDYTVIGDGVNLASRLEGATKYYGTRILISEFTFRQLKDAYTYREVDKIRVKGKLKPVTVYGIMDYHDDESFQNMGDVVKVYNEGITCYRECRWEDSIDRFREALSLNKNDKLSGFYLERCQHFVKHPPDKEWDGVWVMKEK, encoded by the coding sequence ATGAAAAAAGACCTTGATATAGTAAATAAATTTTTGGAGCGCAGGCTCCAGCAGGCAGATGTACAAAACATATTGAGCACCCTTGACATCTCAACCCGTGAGGGATTCCTTGCGAAAATTACCGATGTGCTTGTAAAGCTTACAGCGCTTCTTGAAGTATCGAAAAAAGTTTCCGACAGCCTTGAACTCGATATCCTTCTTGACCGGATGATAGCTATTACTACCGAGGCAATAAACACAGACCGCGGCACGCTTTTTCTGAACGATAAAAACACGGAAGAACTTTTTTCAAGGATCGCTCAGGGTAATTTAAAAAACGAAATCAGATTTCCCAATCATCTTGGTATCGCAGGTGCTGTTTTTAAAAGCGGCGAAGGCATTATTATAAACGATGCCTACGCAGATCCGAGATTCAATAAAGAGGTAGACAAGAAAACCGGTTACAGGACAAAAAATATCCTTTGTGCCCCGATTAAGACCAAGCACAATGAGATCATAGGTGTTATCCAGCTTCTCAACAAGCATGACGGGGATTTTTGGGAAGATGATCTGGCTCTTTTAGAGGCCATTACATCCCAGGCATCTGCTGCCCTCCAGAATGCACAGCTTTTCGACGCAGTACAAAAAGCCAAAGCCGAGGAAAAACAGTTACTTGATATAACATCGGCAATCTCGTCAGAGCTTCATCTACAACCATTGCTTATCAAAATAATGGAAACAACAACGGACATCCTGAATGCAGACCGAAGTACTCTTTTTTTACACGACGGAAAGACAAACGAATTATGGTCGCAGGTTGCGCAGGGTCTTGAAATGAAAGAAATACGTTTTCCAAGCCACCTCGGCATCGCAGGCTCGGTATTCACTACAGGCAAAACAATAAATATACCTGATGCCTACGCAGACCCGAGATTCAATAAAGAGGTAGACAAAAAAACCGGATACACAACCAGATCAGTCCTGTGCATGCCTGTTAATAACAAGGCAGGGGAAACCCTCGGTGTTGTACAGGTTTTGAATAAAAAAACAGGGCCTTTCACAAGGACAGATGAGAACCGTCTCAGGGCCTTTTCTGCACAGGCATCCATTTCCATAGAAAATGCAAAGCTTTTCGATGATGTCCTGAACATGAAAAATTATAACGAGAGTATGCTTGAAAGCTTAAGCAACGGGGTAATTACACTTGATGTGGAAAAACGTATTGTTAAGTGTAATTCGGCTGCCCTGAGAATCTTAAACACGAAAGCCTCGAATATTATAGATAAAACTGCTGATGAATTTTTCTCCGACAACAATAAGTGGATTATAGAACATATTGATAGCCTCGTAAAAACCGGAAAACCCTATCTTGCCATGGACGCAGAGATGTTTCTTGCCAATGGCAATCCGGCATCAATAAATCTTATGATCGTCCCCCTCGTCAACATCAAGCAAGTACATATAGGATCGATGCTTATACTGGAAGACATCACAAAAGAGAAGCGCGTAAAAAGCACCATGGCGCGCTATATGACAAAAGAAGTTGCAGATAAGCTGCTTGAAACAGGCGACAACATTTTAGGCGGAAACGCTCAGGTTGCAACAATCCTTTTTTCTGATATAAGGAGTTTTACAACAATTTCTGAAAAACTCGGCGCTAACGAAACTGTGGGCATGCTTAATGAATACTTCACAAGGATGGTCGACATTATCTTCAATTATGGAGGCATCCTGGATAAATATATAGGAGACGCCATTATGGCTGTTTTCGGGACCCCTTTCACATGCCCCGACGATGCAGACCACTCAGTTAAGGCAGCGATCGATATGTTAAGGGCTCTGAGGAAATTGAATAACGAAAGGGCGGTAGCGGGCAAGATAGATATTGACATAGGGATCGGCATTAATACTGATGAGGTTATCGCAGGCAACATCGGCAGCCTGAAAAGAATGGACTATACCGTTATAGGCGACGGGGTCAATCTTGCTTCGCGGCTCGAAGGAGCTACCAAATATTACGGGACAAGAATTCTCATCAGTGAATTCACTTTCAGGCAACTCAAAGACGCTTACACTTACAGGGAGGTAGATAAGATAAGAGTTAAAGGAAAGCTGAAACCTGTTACCGTCTATGGCATAATGGATTATCATGATGATGAATCTTTCCAAAACATGGGAGATGTTGTTAAAGTATACAATGAGGGCATTACATGTTACCGTGAGTGCAGATGGGAAGACAGCATCGACAGGTTCAGAGAAGCTCTTTCATTAAACAAAAACGATAAGCTGT